Below is a window of Arthrobacter sp. ERGS1:01 DNA.
TTGAGGGATCCTCGATTGCCAGCATCACCTTGCCCGCACCCATGCTCCTGGTCCTGGTGGGCACCGTGGCGGTCGGCATGGCGGGGTCAACGCTGAAGGACTTCGTGCACGCCGTGAAGGCGCTGCCCAAGGCGTTCACGGGCAAGCCGCCCAAGCCGGCCGAAAGCATCGAGGCCGTGGTGGCGCTGGCCGACAAGGCCCGCCGCGAGGGCCTGCTGTCGCTGGAGGCCTCCGCCATGGAAACCAAGGACCCCTTCCTGCGGAACGCGCTGCAAAACATTGCCGACGGCACCGACGGCGAGGACCTCCGGGACCTGCTCGACGACGCCGTCGAGGCCAAGATCAAAAGCGACCATACGGCGTCGAAGTTCTTCATGGCGCTGGGCGGCTACGCACCCACCGTGGGGATCATCGGCACCGTCGTGTCGCTGACCCACGTGCTGGAAAACCTCTCCAACCCGGACAAGCTGGGCCCCATGATCGCTGCCGCCTTCGTGGCTACCCTGTGGGGCCTGCTGTCCGCAAACTTCATCTGGCTGCCCATCGGCTCGCGCCTGGCCCGGCTGTCCGAACTGGAAGTTGACGCCATGACGCTGGTCATGGAGGGTGTGCTGGCCGTGCAGGCGGGTTCGCAGCCGTCCCTGCTGCGTGAGCGGCTCACGGCCATGGTTCCGGAATACCGGCAGCAGGCCGTGAAGGGTTCCGAGCGGGCCGAAAGCAAAAAAGCGGCATGAGCGGTTCGGGCAGGCGCGGGCGCAAGCGGAGGGGAAAGCCGGCCGACAGCCACCCCGACGAACGCTGGATGGCGTCCTATATGGACATGGTGACCGTGCTGATGTGCATGTTCATCGTCCTCTACGCGATGTCCACGGTTGACCAGGACAAGTTCGTGAAGCTGCGCGACTCCTTCGCCACCGGTTACGGACAGGTCCAGGTGGGCAAGGTCGATACCGCCAGCGGCATTGTGGTGCCGCCCAAGGACGTGGGCAAGAAGGGCGCGCTGTCCAAATCCCCGTATGACCTGGCCGTGGCCGAGGTCAACAAGCTCAGCGCACTTCAGGAAACCATGCGGAAGCGCCTGGACGAGAAGGGCCTGTCCGCCAACGTCGCCTTCCAGATTGACCAGCGCGGACTGAGCGTGAAGCTTGTGGGTTCGCAATCGTTCTTCCAGCCCGACAGCCCCGCACTGTCCGACCGTGCCACCGAGGTGCTGAACGTGATCGGCCCCGTACTGGTTGCCTCCGGCCTGGAAGTGTCGGTGGAGGGGCACGCGGCCAACGCCATCACCAACTACCCGTCGGTGTGGGAGCTGTCCGCCGAGCGCGCCGTCGGCGTGGTGCGCTACCTGGTGGAACACCGGAAAATGCCCGAGGGAAAGATCGGGGCCATCGGCTACGGCTCCTCCCGGTCCGTCAATGACAACTCCACCGAGGCGCTGCGCGAGCTCAACCGCAGGGTGGACATCGTGGTGCTCTCCAACCAGCCCGACCAAGTCAGGGCCCTGATCCCGGACGCGTTGAAGGCAAGGACGGCTTCTTCCTAGCGGTTTGCGGGGAGGCGCGGCCGGTGCTTGCGCGCCGAGCCGCGGGCGTGGTAATTTTCGATTGACCGTGATCAATCTGCAGGAGGTGATACCCAATGAACGCAGTATCAGCAATGGGTGCTCCCTGCAGTGCACGACTGCGCGACTGAGTTAGTCGCCCCCGGGAGCCCCCGAAAACGCAATTCGCGAAGGGCTACTCCCATGAACACAACACCTTTTTCAACCCCGCACGCATCCCCGACGACGGCGCCCAAGCGGGCCTTGGTCCTCGGCGGCGGCGGATCCACGGGCAATGCATGGCTGATCGGCGTCATCGCCGGCCTCTTCGAGGCCGGCCTGGACGTGACCGCCGCCGAGCTCACCATCGGAACCTCGGCGGGATCAACCGCCGCGGCCCAGATCGCCGGTACCAGCCCCACCGAGCTGTATGCCAGCATCCTTGACGCGACTCCCCAGCAACGGGCGGGCCAGCTCGGACCCGGTCCCGGCAGGCCGGTGGTCAACCACCTGGAGCGGATCAACAAGATCATCGCCGCTTCGCAGGATGTGGCGGACATGCGCCGGAGGCTGGGCGCGGCGGCACTCAAGATGGAGGCGGCCTCGGACGGCTCCTGGTCAAGCAATTGGCACGCCACCGTCGCGGCCCGGATTCCCGGCCAGACCTGGCCGGAACGGGACGTGCTGATCACGGCGGTTGACGCCAATACCGGCGAACCGGCCGTGTTCGACCGCCACGGCGGCGTCGACCTGGTGGACGCCATCGCCGCCAGCTGTTCCAGCGGCATGCCCTACCGGATCGGGGACAACCGCTACCTCGACGGCGGTTACCGGAGCAATGCCGAGAACGCCGATCTGGCCGCCGGCTACGAGCGGGTGCTGGTGCTCTCACCCTTCGGCGGCAGGTCACTGCATCCGGCGGCGTGGGGCACACATTTGGCAACACAGCTCGAGGAACTACGCAAGGGCGGCAGCCGGGTCGAGACGATCTACCCGGACAATGCCTCCGAGAACCTGTTCGGCCCCCGCGGGATGGACCTGTCGCTGCGACCGCCCGCCGCCAGGGCCGGATACGAACAGGGCATGGCCCGCGCCGGCCAGCTCGCCGAGTTCTGGGGCTGACGGCACCTTCGGCTGAACTGAACTGAACTGAACTGGGCTGAACTGAGCCGAACCGAGTTGAGCCGTCCGGGACCGGGTGCTTGCCAATAGGCAAATGCCTGGTCCCGGCTGCCGGGGAGCCGGGACCGGCGTCCGTAAAAACAAAAACAATTTCTTTCTAACGGATCCGCCCAGCCTGCCGATAGTGACGGATATGCCCGCACTCTCGCAACAATCACCGCTGCCCTCTGCCCGGGCCCACAAGGTGGTTGAGGCGTACGATTTCCGGCGCCCCACAACCCTCGCCCGCGAGCACAGCCGGGTCCTGGAGCTGGCGTTTGAAACGTTCGCCCGGCAGTGGGGGACACAGCTGGGTGCCAAGATCCGGGCAGGATCCACGGTGGTGACCGAACAGGTCACCATGGCAACCTACGACGAATACGCCGCCTCCCTGCCCTCCTCAACCGCCATGGTGCTGTGCACGTTGGCCGGCCAGGAAGCCCGCGGCGTCATCCAGTTCCCGTCCGAGGCGGCCCTGTTCTGGGTCACCCGCATGCTGGGCGGCGCCTCGAACGCCCCCATCCCGGACCGCAAGTTCACCCAAATCGAGCACGCCCTCGTCAAGCGCCTGGTGGATGACACGCTGGAGGACCTGCGCTACTCCTTCGGGTCCCTGCTGGACGAGGTTCCCACGGTGGACGGCATCCACTTCAACTCCCAATTTGCCCAGGCCGCGGCCACGAACACCCTCATGATCGTTGCCGTGTTCACGATCCGCGTCGGTGAACGCAACTGGCGCGCCACGGTGGCCCTGCCCGCCGAGGTGCTGGTGCAGCAACTGGGCAACAGCAACCCCGTCAGCGATCCCGCGGCGGCCCCGGCCCAGCTGCGCGCCCAGATCGGCCACGTCCCCGTGGACGTGGCACTCGCGCTGACCCCCGTGCCCGTCACCCCCGAAACCATCCTGAACCTGGTGGTCGGGGACGTCCTGCCGCTTCCGCACCCCGTGGCCAGGCCGTTCGACCTGACCCTGGGCGGCAAGCCGATCGCCCGCGCCATCGGCGTCACGCACGGGTCCCGCCGGGCCGGGCAAATTGTCACAACCGAGGAGACACACCCATGACCACACCCCAGGCCTCAGCGGCGGCTTCCGCACTCGCGGCCCTCCTGCCGTCCCCGTCGCCGCTGGAAACCACGCAACAGCCGTCCGGTTCCGCGCCGTCGGGCACCGTCGGGGTGGGCGTGGACTTTGTTGGCGCCGTCTCCGCCGAACTGGCCCTGGTGCTGTCCGCCCGCGCCGAGGCCGGCGTCCGCGCCGCCGGCGGCACCGGAACGGTGGCCCTGGCCGACGTCCTGCGCCCCGCCTTTGAGGCCGCCACGGCCGAATTTGGTTCCGGCGTGCTCGGCGAGGTCTCCGAGCGCGACGCCGCCGCCCTGTTCGCGGACCCCGAGGCCGCGATCTTCACTTTCACCGACGCCGGCAACGGCGCCGCGGGCCAGGAGCCTTTCGCGTCGCTTGCCCTGCGAATCCGGCAGCCGGCCGGCAGCGGCCACACCGAGCTGACCGCACACAAGCTGGGCCGCATCCACGACGTGGAAATGGCGCTTTCCGTGGTGATCGGGCGGACCCGCATGAGCGTTGCCAACGTGCTGGGCCTTGAGCCGGGCAACGTGGTGGACCTTGACCGGTCCGCCGGCTCGCCAGCCGACGTGCTGCTCAACGGCCGCCTCATCGCCCATGGCGAGGTAGTGGTGGTGGACCAGGACTATGCCGTACGCATCACGAAGATCCTGGACACCGCAGAGACGGTTGGCTAGATGGACACATTCCTCCTGGTGCTGCGGGTGGGACTGTCCCTCACGGTTGTGGCCGTCCTTTTGTGGATGGCGCAAAAGCGGTTCGCCAAGGCCGGGCACCACGGCGAAAAGTCGGCGGTCGACGTGATCGGCCGGCGCAACCTGGGACAGAAGGCTTCCGTGGTGGTGGTTGAATCCGCCGGCCAGCGGTTCCTGCTCGGGGTCACCGAGCACTCCGTCAACGTCCTGCACACCTCCGACGCGCCGGAAGCGGCGGTCTGGGACGGGGAGCCGGCCGAGGGCACAGACCCCGAGTTTGCGCTGGTCCTGCAACAGGCCGGCGAACCCGGCCTGCGCCGCGAGGCCGCGGCCCGGCGGCCGCGGCACGCCCCCTCCCCGGATTCCGGACCCCTGCACGGGACCATCTTTGCCCCGAGCACGTGGGCGCAGGCCGGTGCGGCGGTTCGCAAGGGCCTGAATCTGTGACAACCGCATTCCGGCACCCGCGCAGCTGGGCGCAGGCCGCCGTCGTCGTGCTCCTGGTCCTGGCCGCCCTCTACGCCCTGAGCATGCTCACGGCGGCGCCGTCGCACGCCCTCGCGCCCTTTGCCCCGGGCGACCCGACACCGCCCACCGACCCGACCGCGCCCGTGGACCCCGAAAACCCCGGCACGGGCGGCGTGAACATCAACATCAACGGGCTCGGCGGTACCCCCAGCTCATCCATCGTCACGCTGCTGGCCGTGACGCTGCTGTCCGTGGCGCCGGCGCTGCTGCTGATGATGACGTCCTTCACGAAGATCTTCGTGGTGCTCGCCATGACCCGCAACGCGATCGGCCTGCCCACCGTGCCGCCCAACCAGGTGCTGGCCGGGCTGGCCCTGTTCCTGTCCCTGTTCATCATGTCGCCCACCCTGGTGGACATCAACAACACGGCCGTGCAGCCGTTCCTCAACGGCACGATCGACGTCAACAAGGCCTTCGACCTGGCCGGCGGTCCGCTGCGGCACTTCATGCTCCCGCTCACCCGGGAGGAGGACATCGCCCTGATGACCCGGGCCGCGAACCGGGACAACCCGGCCTCACCGGCCGCCGTGCCCATGCTCACGCTGATCCCGGCGTTCATGATTTCCGAGCTGCGCAGCGCCTTCATCATCGGCTTCGTCATCTTCATCCCGTTTTTGATCATCGACCTGGTGGTCTCCTCGGCGCTGATGTCCATGGGCATGATGATGCTCCCGCCGGTCATGATCTCGCTGCCGTTCAAGATCCTGCTGTTCATCCTGGTGGACGGTTGGGGACTGATCATCACCTCGCTGATCCAAAGTTATGCGGGCAGTCCATGAACACCGCCGAAGTCCTGAACATTGCCGTCCAGGCCCTGTGGGTGGCGGCAAAACTGTGCGCGCCCATCCTGCTCACGGCCCTCGTGGTGGGCTTTGCCGTGTCCCTGCTCCAATCCATCACCCAAATCCAGGAAGCCACGCTGTCCTTCGTGCCCAAGGCGGTGGGCGTTGTCCTGGCCCTGGTGATCGCCGGGCACTGGATGATCACCGAGATTGTCACGTTCACCCACGATCTTTTCGCCAAAATCCCGTCCCTGCTGGCCGGCTAGGCACGGTCCATGAACATCCCCGTGGACATGGCCTGGCTGGAGGCGGCACTGCTGGCGGTGGTGCGGACCACCGCCTTCATCGTCATTGCCCCGCCGTTTTCCTACAACGCCTTCCCGCTGCGCATCAAGGGCATGCTGGCGCTGGGCCTTGGCCTGGCCATGACGAGCCGGGTTGCGGTGGGGCACCAGGAAAGCGGCACGGGCGAATTCGTGGTCTCGGTATTGATGGAGATCATCACGGGCGCGGCCCTGGGCTTCCTGGTCTACCTGGTGTTTGCCACGGTGCAGTCCGCCGGTTCACTGATTGACCTCTTCGGCGGTTTTTCCATGGCGCAGGCGTTCGATCCCCAGGCCATGGTCAACGGCGCCCAATTCACCCGGCTGTTCCAAATGACGGCGCTGGCGCTCCTTTTCGCCTCCGACGGCTACCAGCTGATCATTGGCGGCCTGGCCAGGTCGTTCGACGCCGTGCCGCTGGGCGGGGCGCTCGACCTCACCCACCCGGTCCAGACCATGGCGGGCTCGGTCATGGAAATGTTCATTGCCTCAGTACAAATTGCCGGGCCCCTGCTGGTGGTGTTGTTCCTGGCCGACGCCGGCCTGGGTCTGCTGACCCGGGTGGCCCCGGCGCTGAACGCCTTTGCGCTCGGGTTTCCGTTGAAGATCATGCTCACCCTGTCCCTGGGCGGGCTGGTCGTGATCGGCCTGGGCCCCAGGGTGGCCGCCCTGGTGACCACGGCCATGACCCGGTTGACGGAGGTGATCAGCGGTGGCTGAGGAACCCAGCGAAGAAAGAACCGAGCAAGCCACCGACAAACGCATGCGGGAGGTGCGGGAAAAGGGTCAGCTGACCCGTTCCCAGGATCTGACCGCCTGGGTGGGCGTGGGTGCCGCGGCACTTATGATCCCCGGCGTCATCTCCGCCAGCGCCAATGCACTTTCGGACCAGATGTTCACGGTCACGGCCATGGTGCACCATCCCGACGCGAACACCGCGCTGAAGGCCATGGAATCGGCTTTTGGGTCCCTGGCGGGGATCCTCGGCATGCTGTTCGCCGCCGTCGTGGTGGCCGTGCTGGCCGCCGCCGCGCTCCAGGGCGGCATCCGCTTCAAGAAGTTCAAGCCCAAGTTCGAACAGTTCGACCTGCTCAAGGGCCTGAAGAACGTGGTGGGCAAGCAGGCGCTGTGGAACGGGGCCAAGGCGCTGCTGAAGACCGCCGTGGTGGGACTTGTCCTGTTCGTGGTCATCCAGGGGCTGACCGTCACGTTGCTGGGCGCCGGCGTGCTGCCCGTCTCGCAAATGCTGGCCACGGCCGGGCAGGGCCTGGTGCAGTTGATCCAGTACGCGGTGGGCGCGGGGCTGCTGCTTGCCGTCGCCGACGTGTTCGTGGTGTCCCGGCGCAACCGGAAGCGGACCCGGATGACCAAAAAGGAAGTCAAGGATGAGAACAAGAGCACCGACGGCGACCCCCTGATCAAGTCCGCCCGCCGGCAACGCCAGCTGTCCATGGCCCGCAACCGCATGATGAGCGCGGTGGCGACGGCCGACGTCGTCCTCGTCAACCCGACCCACGTGGCGGTGGCGCTGCGCTACGAACCCGGGAAGTCGGCGCCGCGTGTGGTGGCCAAGGGGGCGGACCGGATCGCCGCCCGCATCAGGGCCGAGGCCGAGGCGAAAAAGGTGCCCATGGTGCGGGACATTCCGCTGGCGCGGGCCCTGCACGGCTCCTGCGAGCTGGGCGCGGAAATTCCCGTGGACCTGTACAACCAGGTGGCGGCCGTGCTCGCGTTCGTCATGGCCCTGAAGAAACGCGGTGGCGGGGCCGGGACCCACCAGATCCTGCCGGCCGGTTCGCCCATCCCGGCCGGGCTTGCCGCGGCCTGAGGCCGCACCACCCGCTTTCCCCCAACTTTTCCGTCAACCAGACTAAGGACCCGCCGTGAACCGCAATGTGTCAGCAATGGCCATCCCCATGGGCGTCGTGGGCATTGTGCTGCTCCTTGTGGTGCCCATCCCCACGCTTTTGCTGGACGTCCTGATCATCATCAACATCGTGTTTGCGCTGCTGGTGCTCATGAACACGATGTTCGTGAAGAAGCCGCTGGACTTCTCCGTGTTCCCGTCCCTGCTGCTGGTGGCCACACTGTTCCGGCTGGGCCTGAACGTGGCCTCCACCCGGCTGGTGCTGGGCCAGGCGCACGCCGGCCAGGTGATCCAGGCCTTTGGCGAGGTCACCGTGGGCGGAAACCTGATCATTGGTGCGGTGATCTTCCTGATCCTGGTGGTCATCCAGTTCGTGGTGGTCACCAAGGGTGCCGAGCGCGTGGCCGAGGTGGGCGCCCGCTTCACCCTTGACGCCATGCCCGGCAAGCAGATGGCGATCGACGCCGACCTCAACGCCGGCCTGATTACCGACGTCGCGGCCCGGGAACGCCGCGCCGAGGTCTCCGCCGAGGCCGACTTCTACGGTGCCATGGACGGTGCGTCCAAGTTCGTCAAGGGCGACGCGATCGTTGGCATCATCATTATCATCATCAACCTGGTGGGCGGCATCGCGATCGGCATGGGCCAGCGCGGCATGGACATCGCCGACGCGCTGAACACCTACTCGCTGCTCTCCATGGGCGACGGACTGGTCTCGCAGATCCCGGCACTGCTGATGGCCGTGGCCACGGGCATGATCGTGACCCGTTCCAACGCCTCCTCCGACATGGGTACGACGGCGGCCGTGCAGCTGACGCAGTCCCGCCCGGCCCTGATGGTGGCCGGGATCGCGGCGATCATCATGGCCGTCATCCCCGGCATGCCGGTGTTCTTGTTCCTGGCGGTCGGTGCGATCCTGCTCGTGATTGGCCAACGGGTGAAGGCGGCCGAAACGAAGGCGGCGACGGCGGCCGCGCTGGCGGCCCTGCCGTCGGCGCCCCGGACCGAAACCACCGAGGACATCCTGGAACAGATGCGCGTCCAGCCGTTGGAAATCCAGTTGGCCACCGACCTCGTGGACCTGGTGTCCGGCTCCGCCGACGACCTGCTGGCCCGCATCCGCGCCCTCCGGCACAAGGTGGCCATGGAAATGGGCATCGTGGTGCCCCCGGTCCGCACCCGCGACCACGTTGAACTGCCGCCGTCCACCTACGTCATCCGGATTGCCGGCGTGGAAGCCGGCCGCGGAACCGCACCGGCCGGCCGCGTGCTGGCCCTCGGCGACAACCTGGCCTGCCTGCCGGGCACCCCCACCGTGGAACCCGTGTTCGGGCTGGCCGGCAAATGGGTGCCGGCGGAGATGCGGCACAGTGCCGAGATGGCCGGAGCCACCGTGGTGGACAGGGTCTCGGTGCTCGTGACGCATTTGTCGTCGGTGGTCAGCGCCAACGCGGCCCGGCTGCTCAGCAGGGAGGACGTGCGCGTCCTGACCGAGGGGGTCAAGGAGGTGTCGCCGTCCATTGTGGAGGACCTGATCCCCGGGCTGTTGTCGCTGGGCGAAGTGCAAAGCGTGCTCCAGGGGCTGCTGGTGGAGCAGGTGCCCATCAACGACCTGCCCCGCATCTACGAGGCACTGTCGCTGCAGGCCAAAAAAGGCTCCGACACGGAAGGACTCGTGGAGGCGGCCCGGACCGGCCTGGGCCCCGTCATTGCCGACAAATACCTGGAGGGCGGCACCCTGGCCGTGCTCATGATTGACCCAACCCTGGAACAGGGCATGCTGGAGGGCTTGCGGCCCTCGGACCTCGGCACCCAAATCGTCATGGACGCCAACCGGCTCGAGGCCGTGCTGACCAGTGTTGGCGACAACGCGGCCGCGGCCGAGGCATCAGGCCGGACCGTGGTGCTGGTGTGTGCCCCGGCCCTGCGTCCGGCCATCCGGCGCCTGGTGGCCGGGCGCGTCAACGGACTGCCCGTGCTCTCCTACACCGAGGCCACGGCCGGCAACCCGACCATCGAAACGTTAGGAGTGGTGCGCGGTGCCCAGTCGATTTCAGCTTAAGGGGCCCAGCCTTGCCGCACTCAAGTGGCAGCTGGTCCATGAATACGGCCAGCGGGCCCGGATTGTCCGTGCTGAACGCATCCAGGTGGGCGGGCTGTTCGGCCTGGGCGCCGAGACCAGCTACGAGGTGACCGTGGAGGTGGACGGGCCGCCCCTGACGGCCAAGGCGGCGCCCCGGCCCGCCCCGGACGCGGGGACGCGGCCCGCTGCAACCTCGCGGCGCGGGCTGTCCGCGCTGCTGGCGGAGGCCGACAAGGCCGACAGCCACGGCACGGCCGTCGCCGTGCCCACAGTGCCCGCGGAATCCGCCGGGAAGCCGGTGGAGCAGGCCGTACGGAAGCCCGATTTTGACGCCATCATGGCGCGGCTGGCCGTTGCCGGCGATGAGGAATGCGGATCAGCGGTGGCCGGCGATGCGGAAGGCGGCCCGGCGCACACCCGGCCCGCACCGCCCGAGCCCGACGGCGGCGTCGTGCGTCCGTCCACCCGTGCCGGCGACCTGGTGGTGCTGGTGGGCCTGCGCGAGCAACCGCTGGGCGTGGCAACGTCGATGCTGCGCGAACTCAACCACGCGGGCGGGGCCATGCTGCGCACCGCCGGCGGGCACCGGGCGGAGGGCGTGGAACACGTGCTCATCGACAGTCCCGGCGTCAAGAAGGCCCAGGCGCTGGCCGCCGTCGCCAACAAACCGCTTTTGGTAGCATTCAGCATTGGGGCCAGGACGTCGTCGAAACCGGCCGCTTTATCGGCACTGCGCCCGGACCAGCTCTGGCTGGTGGTGGACGCGGCCCACAAACCCGAGGACACCGCGGCGTGGGTGCGCCAAATATGCTGGTTCTCCACACCCGACGCGTTGGCCGTGGTGGGATCCGAGGACACCTCGACCCCGGAAACGGTCAACGAGCTCGATATTCCCGTGGGCTGGCTGGACGGCCAACAGGCCGAACGCCCCACGCTTTAGCACCACCCCATCAGCACATCCACGGAAGGAAAGCCATGCTGGTACTGACTCGGAAGATCGGTGAGAAGATCCTCATCGGCAACGACATTGTCCTGACCATCCTCGACGGCGGCCGCGGGGAGGGCATCCGGATCGGCATTGACGCCCCCCGGAACGTCTCGATCCACCGCAGCGAGGTGGTGGACGCGGTGTCCGCCAGCAACCAGGAGGCCCTGCAGGCGAGCGGGGACGGTGCGGCCGATCCGGAGCAGCTCATCCTGGCCGCCCTGGGCCTGGAACCGCCTAGCTGAAGTCCATCCCGGCGTCGGCGCCCATGGCGTAGGTGGTGTTCGCGCCGTCGATGGCTTCCCGGATGATGTCCGCATGGCCGCTGTGCTGGGAGATTTCGCGGAGCAGGTGCAGCAGGATCCGGCGGGCCGTCCAGAATTCGCGGTCGGGCTGCCACGGGGCCAGCGGCAGCGGGATCAGCGCGTCGAGGTCAATCCGTGCCAGGGCGGCATCGGTGATTTTCGCGTTTGCGTGAAAGGCCGCCACCAGGGTCTCGATGGTCTCCCCGTCGTGGACGGTGTGCCCGTCCGTTCCGGCGGCCATGTCGAAGACGGCGTTTTCGTCGGGTGCCAGGATGGTGGACACCCAGTGCCGTTCGGTGTCCGTCACGTGCTTGACCAGGCTCGCCAGGGTCAGGGTGCTGGCCGTGCTGCGGGTGTTGGCCTGCTCATCGGTCAAGTTGCGCATGGGAATCATGAACGTATGCCGCTGATCCGTGAGGATGGCGGAAATATCCGCCATCTCCGCGGAAAGGCTTGCGGGGGAATCGGTCATTGCCTGCTCCTTGGAATCCATGCCGCCCACGGAATCATTTTTCCCAGGGCGCCTTGA
It encodes the following:
- a CDS encoding carbon storage regulator is translated as MLVLTRKIGEKILIGNDIVLTILDGGRGEGIRIGIDAPRNVSIHRSEVVDAVSASNQEALQASGDGAADPEQLILAALGLEPPS
- a CDS encoding DinB family protein: MTDSPASLSAEMADISAILTDQRHTFMIPMRNLTDEQANTRSTASTLTLASLVKHVTDTERHWVSTILAPDENAVFDMAAGTDGHTVHDGETIETLVAAFHANAKITDAALARIDLDALIPLPLAPWQPDREFWTARRILLHLLREISQHSGHADIIREAIDGANTTYAMGADAGMDFS